The Brevundimonas vesicularis genome includes the window CAGGCAGGCGAGGACGAGCGGCAGCGCCGTTGAGTTAAACATGGGATATCCAGTCGAAGGAAGAGCGGGCGCGATCCTGCGGAAACACGCCTGAGCAGAGAGGAAAGCGATGTTCAGAACGCTTTGGTCAGGCTGACGCTGAAGCGCCGCAGACGGGGGTCGCCGTAGGTGCTGTATCCCGCCTGGGTATAGGAGGTGATCGCCACCACCGGCGGGGTCTTGTTGAAAACGTTGAGCACCCCGGCCGAGAGGCGCGTCCCGCCCAGCGGCCCTGGACGGTCGCCGAAAGCATAGGAGACATGCAAGTCGCTGTAGGTCTGGCTGGGAATCCTGCGCGCACCCTGGAGAGCGATGGCGTCCTCTATGGAGGCCGCGCCGCCAGGGGTCGTCGCGTCCTGGGTCGTGAAGATATTGTAGCTATCGTAGAACTGGGTGTTCCAGCGGATGCGCCATGCGCCCTTCTCCCAATCCACCCCGCCGTTCCCCTGCCATTCGAGCGGGCCGTCCCAGTTACCGGTATAATCAAGCGCCGCGGCGCCTGGGACGAGTTGGCGGACGGTCGTCGGTTGCCAGGTCGCCAGGGCGTAGAAGCGGGCAGAGCCCCAGGCTCCGAAGTCTCTATCGTAGTCGATCTGGACATCGACCGCCTTGAACTCGGACTGCAGCATGTTGATGGGAGAGGCGTCCACGAACAGGATTCGGCCCGCATAGCCCACAGGATCGCCGGACGCTGGCGCCGCCCGGACTACGCGGCCCGGAAAGACGTCGGGATTGGCGAGCAGATAGTCCAGCGGTATGCCGCCAATCTCTCCGGTCTTCTTGATCCGTGTGTAGTCGGCCGAGAGCCGCACACCGCTCATCGGAGTCACGATCGCCCCGAACGACATCGTTTCAGACTCCTCGGGGCGAAGCGTTCCGTTCCCTAACCCCCTGGTTGTCGTCAGAGCGTAGTCGACGATCTCATCGCCACGCAGGGGATCCGGCACGCCCAATCCAAACGGCGCAGGATCGCTCTGAGAACCGAGCTGGACGACGCTGGGCGGGAGAAAGCCTGTAGCGTAGCTGGCGCGCAGCACCAGAGCCTCAAAGGGAGAATAGCGCCCCGCCACGGTGTAGTTCGTGCTTTCGAATCGGCTTTCGACGCGCTCGAAGGCGGGCAGGTCGCTGTCTGGATCCGCGAAGATGAAGGAGTCGAAGCCCGACGGCGGGGACTTGGTGACATAAGCGTCGTGACGCACGGCCGCGCGAAGCTCGAGCTCCCGCAGGAAGGGGACGTTGTTCTGCGGACTGGCCAGCGGCAGGGCGAGTTCGGCGTATTCCGAGGTGGTCCGCTGATCCCGGCCTGGGAAGACGACATAGAGAGGGCTGCGGCTGACGGTGTCGGTGAAGGTGTTGCCCGCACGTTCGATCTTGGTGGCTTCCTGCTGCACCGCCAGGGTCAGGGTGGCGGAGCCGCCTGGCAGTCGAAACACCGGTCCCGAGGCCCTCAAGGACGGATTGGTGAAGGTCGAGTCGTAGGGACCGGCGCGATAGGTCGGCTCAGTGAAGAGATAGTCTCCGAAGTCGATCGGCGAACTCAGAGGGTCCAACACGGGTCGGCCTGCGCACGAGAACGGGTCGTCCGCCGCCCCAAGGCCACAATAGTCCCCGTAGGCATCTATAGCCGACTGATAGAAGACGGCTCGGTTCGAGGTTCGGGTCTGATTGACCTCCAGGTTCAGAGCCCACCGGCGTGGCAGGCGGATGATCGTCCCGACCGCCAGCGTCTCGGTCTTGGAGTCGGACTCATAGGGGAAGGACAGGCCCGGCGTCGGGAAGGACAGGCGGATGGCCTGCTGGAACGGATTGGTCGGGGCATCGGCGGCCAGGGACAGGATGCTGGGGAGCTGGTTGGCGCTGTAGCTCGTTCCGGCGTTTTCAAAACGCGAGTAATCGACGAAGCCGTCAAGCCAGCTCGTGAACTCGCGTCGGACATTGACGTTGAAGGACTGCATTTCTGGGGAGGTCAGAAGACCGCGTTCGAGGCCCGCGAGCGTGTCGGGAATATCGAGATCGAAGGCTCCCGCATTGGCGCGAAGCTGCGCCCCACCGTCGGCGTCGACCCCGCCGTAGCCCAGCGGAAGGTGGGTGACTGCAGAACCCAGATCGGCGCCGCCGTAACGCGGATCCAGTACGAGGCTCGATCCGTCGGCGCTGCGGATATTGACCCCGTTTCCGAGTGGCGGAAAACCCGATCGGTCATAGGGCGATAGATTGCGGAAACCCAGATCCATGCCGTCCTGGATCAGGTGCGCGCGATCCCTGACCCTCAGCGTGCCGGAGCGGCTGATCGAGCCTCCGAACGTCACCGTGGTTCGCCCCCCTTCCAAGGAAAAGCCCCCGTTGACATCGAACCGGCCGTTCGGCGCGGCGAAATCGAAGGTGTCGTTGTAGGTGGTTGCAACCTCCACCCCCTGGTAATCGTGGCGCAGGATAATGTTGATCACCCCGCCCACAGCGTTGCCGCCGTAGACGCCGCCGGCCGAGGCGGGTAGAATTTCGATCCGCTCAATCGAGCCAAGCGGAATGCCGTTGATATCAGCCTGTGCGGGGGCGAAGTTTTGGTTAGCGAGACTGGCGAGGCGGCGCCCATTGACCAGAATGAGGGTCTGGTTCGCTCCCAGGCCGCGCAGGTTGAAACTGGAATATGGCCGGCCGTTGCCAGTGCTTTGCGCTCGGGAACCGCCGAACCCTGCGTTCTGAGGCAGGCGCGTGCGCAAGAATTCTTCCACCGTCGTGGCCTGGGAGGTGGAAATCTCGTCGCGATTGAACACGACATAGGGCTGGTCGCCGTCCTCGGAGCGCCGGACGTCTACGTTCAGGCTGCGCGAACCCAACACCAGGATTTCGGAGATTTCGGTGACCTCATTCGACAGGGCGCTGGCGGCGACACCTGGGACCCTCCGATTGTCGGGCCTAACGATCAGCAGACCCGATCGCCCGACCTCGACGACCAGGCCGCTCCCGGCCAGCAGGGCCGCGACGGCGGCCTGCGGCGTGTAGGTTCCCGTCAGCGCGGGCGCCAGTTTGCCCCGGACGGCGCCACTCTCGAAGGCGATTTCGTGACGCGTTGCCCGCGCCACTGCGCG containing:
- a CDS encoding TonB-dependent receptor, coding for MALLAQGAPVLAQAQTFVLDMPAQDLADALRAVARATRHEIAFESGAVRGKLAPALTGTYTPQAAVAALLAGSGLVVEVGRSGLLIVRPDNRRVPGVAASALSNEVTEISEILVLGSRSLNVDVRRSEDGDQPYVVFNRDEISTSQATTVEEFLRTRLPQNAGFGGSRAQSTGNGRPYSSFNLRGLGANQTLILVNGRRLASLANQNFAPAQADINGIPLGSIERIEILPASAGGVYGGNAVGGVINIILRHDYQGVEVATTYNDTFDFAAPNGRFDVNGGFSLEGGRTTVTFGGSISRSGTLRVRDRAHLIQDGMDLGFRNLSPYDRSGFPPLGNGVNIRSADGSSLVLDPRYGGADLGSAVTHLPLGYGGVDADGGAQLRANAGAFDLDIPDTLAGLERGLLTSPEMQSFNVNVRREFTSWLDGFVDYSRFENAGTSYSANQLPSILSLAADAPTNPFQQAIRLSFPTPGLSFPYESDSKTETLAVGTIIRLPRRWALNLEVNQTRTSNRAVFYQSAIDAYGDYCGLGAADDPFSCAGRPVLDPLSSPIDFGDYLFTEPTYRAGPYDSTFTNPSLRASGPVFRLPGGSATLTLAVQQEATKIERAGNTFTDTVSRSPLYVVFPGRDQRTTSEYAELALPLASPQNNVPFLRELELRAAVRHDAYVTKSPPSGFDSFIFADPDSDLPAFERVESRFESTNYTVAGRYSPFEALVLRASYATGFLPPSVVQLGSQSDPAPFGLGVPDPLRGDEIVDYALTTTRGLGNGTLRPEESETMSFGAIVTPMSGVRLSADYTRIKKTGEIGGIPLDYLLANPDVFPGRVVRAAPASGDPVGYAGRILFVDASPINMLQSEFKAVDVQIDYDRDFGAWGSARFYALATWQPTTVRQLVPGAAALDYTGNWDGPLEWQGNGGVDWEKGAWRIRWNTQFYDSYNIFTTQDATTPGGAASIEDAIALQGARRIPSQTYSDLHVSYAFGDRPGPLGGTRLSAGVLNVFNKTPPVVAITSYTQAGYSTYGDPRLRRFSVSLTKAF